AGATTACAAAACTGTCATTGCATATAATTCTGCTATGCACCAGATTATAGCAAAGCTAGAATTTTGTGGCAAAACTATAACtgaaaaagaaaagttggaaaaaaaatttTCAACTTTCCATGCATCTCAGGTATTATTGCAACAACAATATAGAATGAGGGAATACACTGAGTATTCTGATTTAGTTGCAGCTCTTCTGGTGGCAGAACAAAATAATGAGCTCCTTAAAAAAAACCACCAGGCACGACCCACAGGAACAATGCCATATCTTGAAATTAATGCCACGACCTTTAATCGTGGGCGTGGTGGCTTTAATCGTCTTAAGAGACGTGGTGGTCATGCTCGTTCTGATGGTAATAATGGTCATGCTTGTTTTGATGGTCAAAATCAAGGAGGATATCATGGTCGGAACCTTTTCCGCGGTCGAAACTATTTTCATGGTAGAGGACGTGGACGAGGTCATATGAATAATTATAGATCCCCCAGATATGACCAAAATAATTGGAATCGCAAAGGAAAAGGTAAGTATATCCAAGAAGGTCCCTCAAGGAATTATGAAGATATATGCTACAGATGCGGAAAGAAAGGCCATTGGTCTAAGGTGTGTAGAACACCAGAACACTTGTGTAAAAGACCAATGGCATATGttgaagaaaagggaaaagaagtgAATTTTAATGAGATTGAACCCAGAAACAATAATACCTATTTTGAGACTGCTGACTTTGTTGGAGGTGAAACTGATTAAGTAACtatttaaaatatgtattttgaatAATGTTGGTGTGCTTGTTTTATATTTGAAATATGTATCAACTTAAGCATTTGTATGTTGTTAAGATGTATCTTATGTTTGcataaaataataatgttaaatatgTTGTTAATTTACTCTATTTAATCTTATGTCTATTTTAAGAAGGTTATACATGGAACATGTCAAAGACATTTGCATTCCGGACAGTGGAACTACAAACACAATCCTCAAAAGTAAGAAATAATTTACTGAAATAAATCCCACTAAAGGTATAATAAATACAATCTCAGGTACTGCAGATTTGATTGAAGGAACAGGTAATGCTATGTTCATATTACCAAATGAGACAAAATTTGTCATTAACAATGCTTTATACTATCCAAAATCAAAgtgaaatttgttgagttttAATGACATATATCGTCAAGGATATGATACTAAAACTGCAACTGAAGGTAATATGAAATACATTAATATTACTTCTAATGTTTTGGGAAAGAAGATAATTTTAGAAAAACTACCAAAATTGCCTTCTAGTTTACGTTACACATATATACATGAAATTGAATGCAATTTAGTAGTAAAAGAAGATCTCAAAATTGTGATTTTATGGCATGACCGTTTAAGGTCACCCTGGTTCAACAATGATGCGTAAAATAGTTGAAAGTACACATGGTCATCCATTGAAAAGTTTAAAACTTACACAAGATGATAAACCATGTGAAGCTTGCTCTCTTGGCAAACTAATAACAAAGCATTCACCAGGAAAGATTCAGACagaatttgtaacaccccatattttctaattttaatttaataggaaattaaattattatttagaaatatttggtattttgttgaattattggagaattatggattaatggccattgggctggaatggtgagattagtagtatgggggtgctaagtgagtaagcccattactaattattttatgttttcataaaataaaggaaataaggaaaattgggaaaaaggaaaaaggaacgtgaaaaatAGAGCaggggagatgagagattggaaaagctgatacgtgaaagaggaacagaagaggaagagggataatcaagatctttggctaaggtaaggggggactcttccggttagcatcttttatcgtattatagatgatgggactgatttagatgcattgtttgtgtcaattggttatatgctagattggggttttgggatgattttgatgggaattgtatgatgtgatgaattgtatgagtatatggctgttatgatgattgaatgatcctctttgtgtgttatatttgtgttataacatgtatgtggctgatatggtggtactTGAGGTTCACGAcataacttgatttgggttttggggattttgggatgaatcccgtaatgctgtcaatcgatgtgagatctctggtttttgccagttcgcgccgcgaaggtaggttggcgccgcgaaggcgtagttcttttctcgtttcgcgccgcgaacctttgtttgcgccgcgaaggcgtgttttctattcgttacgcgctgcggactgtggtggcgccgcgtgctgaagcgataattgttttcttgtaaaaagttaaagatgtgtaactttcaaaccgtaagtccgttttagacgccgttttggacgttgttccttaaattgaatactCTAccctatgaaataaataaaacaacaataacttgattttattttgaaaagtattgtttttctCCAGacgtggtttattcttgttttgcatagttgacgaggtgcaatgatgtgtgttgttataatgtgattgctcctgcttgttatgcaaatggatgttgttcatggtaaatatgattatcatgtgttttgatgaatgatgatgtaaatactctgttgttgttgggttgatttgttgtacttggtacacgattgtgagaggtgttattgttgttgcactgtgtggtggttTATACGTACAAGTacattaatgaatgatttacctgttatgatgttgtggttgtaattggtgtttgttatacatatattgttggtgtaaaatatgtattttattatggttgagaaatagcataattgtgtgtggctattgattattgtgttggttgatgattatgacatttggatggtttatgtggatgatgagcatgttatggttgatacatgcatttcataatcattatgtggctgatccttgacgatggtggatcagtggtagctaattcccattgtgtggaattagtgactgggtgttgccgtatccttgacgatggtggatcggtgagttgggttatcccagattttggtaccatatgcatatagttgcatttgcattaggttacttgtgttattataacatgaatggaagattatccaatgttataatatgtgatgattgtgtaatggttatgatttatttggatgaattatggtgttgtctcttagtaatgtattctatttgttgctgtgtgttgatgagtacttcttgacaatctgaatataatgaaattggatgaataatgtgactatgatgtgttattgtttatgattcgataacatttgttaattgtgaatgagactcacccttactgttgatattttcagatcgaggatagcggctttggctcggtgaggattagctcatgagtcagtttgtttagtatagcatcggtgtcatgctctgatattgtaacactgggggaacgctagcttaaatttgatgatgatactctatgttgttgttattggagtaattttgagagatattgcatagatgatgttatgcttatctgttgattaatgttccgctgtatagaaacatgattttgttaaatggatggtttgcccctaagtgaagcatgacaattgatttatgataatttgttttaaattgaattgtggcacccttgttttcatgtgttaatctgaattattttattaatttccgcggggtttagaagggtgttacagaattGCCTGCATTTCTTAAAAGAATTCAAGGAGACATATGTGGACCTATCCATCCACCGTCAGGACCATTCAGGTATTTTATGGTATTAATTGATGCTTCTAGTAGATGGTCATATGTATGCTTGTTGTCAAGTCGTGATACggcatttgcaaaatttcttgcacaaataaATAAACTTAGAGCTCAATTTCCTGATTATACTATAAAGAAAATTAGACTTGACAATGCTGGTGAATTTACATCTGAATCATTTAATAATTATTGCATGTCAATTGGTATTACTATTGAACATCCTGTTCCTCATGTACATACACAAAATGGTTTAGCTGAGTCATTAATCAAACGTCTTCAATATATTACTAGACCACTAATAATGAGAACTAAACTACCAGTTGCAGTTTGAGGTCATGCAATTTTACATGCTGCAGCACTCATCCGTCTAAGGCCCAGTGCTGATCATAAACATACCTCTTATCAACTTGCAATTGGAAAGGAACCAAATATTTCTCATTTAAAGATTTTATGGTGTGCAGTATATGTCCCAATATCACCACCACAAAGAACAAAGATGGGTCCTCAAAGGAGGTTAGGTATATATGTGGGGTATGAATCACCATTTATTATTAGATATCTTGAACCTTTAACAGGTGATGTTTTTCAGGCAAGATTTGCTGATTATCATTTTGACGAAACAATATTTCCAACTCTAGGGGGAGAgaataaaaaatcagaaaatgACATAACATGGCATGTACCTCATTTATTACATTTGGACCCATATAATAGATCGTGAGAAGAAAATGTAAAGAAAATAGTTCACTTACAAGATTTAGCAAATGAATTTCCAGATTCATTTactgatttgaaaagagtaacaaagtCACATGTACCGGCTATAAATGTCCCAGCTAGGATTGagatttcaaatcaaaataatgaaGCAAGTACATCTAAGGCACACTTGAAACGTGGCCGACCTATGGGATCCAAAGACAAAAATTcccgaaaaagaaagggaatagaAAAGGTGAATATGATTGAAAGTGATCTTGAAAAGACACTAGATAATGATAAGTCCAAACTTGAAAAGCGTGCTCTCGAAGAAGCACAAGATGATGAAAATGAGATCATTGATAGTGAAACTAGAAATAAGAATGATCTTgagatttcaattaattatgttgataCGGGAAATTTGTGGAACTGAAAAGGTATGAATATAgatgaaatattttcattttccATTGCATGTGAAATTATTAATGATGATCCAGAACCACGAACTATGAACGAATGTCAAAATAGACATGACTGGAAAAATTGGAAAGATGCTATAGATACTGAGTTAAATTCTCTTAATAATCGAAAAATATTTGGCTCTATTGTGGCTATACCTAAAGGTGTGAAACCTGTTGggtataaatgagtttttgtaagaaaaggaaatgagaaaaatgagattgtCAAATACAAAGCTCGCCTCGTTGCACAAGGTTTTTACCAAAGACCAGGAATTGATTATGAGGTAACATATTCTCCTATTATGGATGCCATTACTTTTCGTTATTTAATTGGTTTATCAGTATTTAACGATCTTGATATgtatcttatagatgttgttacTGCTTATTTATACGGATCACTTGATACTGATATAT
The sequence above is drawn from the Vicia villosa cultivar HV-30 ecotype Madison, WI unplaced genomic scaffold, Vvil1.0 ctg.003444F_1_1, whole genome shotgun sequence genome and encodes:
- the LOC131640985 gene encoding uncharacterized protein LOC131640985 yields the protein MSNLKHQFKILSITGENFITWNNNLIEYLSCEGLNKILEGDNSGKTTDDPEEMEKKKSKVNRIIKHHLDDGLQTEYSNAKDPKILWDKIKARFGHQKKVPLPSLMDQWNKLRFQDYKTVIAYNSAMHQIIAKLEFCGKTITEKEKLEKKFSTFHASQVLLQQQYRMREYTEYSDLVAALLVAEQNNELLKKNHQARPTGTMPYLEINATTFNRGRGGFNRLKRRGGHARSDGNNGHACFDGQNQGGYHGRNLFRGRNYFHGRGRGRGHMNNYRSPRYDQNNWNRKGKGKYIQEGPSRNYEDICYRCGKKGHWSKVCRTPEHLCKRPMAYVEEKGKEVNFNEIEPRNNNTYFETADFVGGETD